Genomic window (Campylobacter sp. RM16704):
CAAAAAAAGATATTTCAATATAAGATGTAATTTTTGCAAGTTGAATAAAAAAAATAATAGAAACAATAATAAATAAAGTAAAAAACAAAGATAGCATAGTGCTTAAAAATTGATTAAGTAGATACTTATAAACTAGCTTCATAATATACTTTCTACACTTATATTAATCAAAATTCCACAAAATAAAAAAGGAATCATAGGCATTTGATAATCTTTTTTAGCTATTTTTACAAACATTAAAAGACTTAAAAAACTTGCAACAAATAAAATTAAAAAGCCTTTTTCATAGCCAAAAATTCCAAAAATCAAAGCTATTATTATAACATCACCATCCCCTAAACTTTCTAAAATTTCATCTCTTTTTTTAAAATTTTTAATAAAATTAATCACACTTTTTAGTATAAAAATTAAACCTGCTCCAAAACACACTCTAAATAAAAAGCTATCTTGAAAATCCTCTAATTTTAAACCATTTTGCAAAAAATCAAAACAAAAAGCTAAAACAAACAAAATCCAAAGCCAAAGCTCATCCACTGCTTTTAGATAATAATCCATCCAAGAAAGTGCTAATAATATAGCTAATATACAAGCAAAAATTAAAGTTTGAAAAATATCTTCAATTAGGTGAAAAGCAAACATAAACAAACATGCACAAACTAACTCATTAAAAGGATAAATTAAAGAAATTTTTTCCTTGCAAAAAGCACATTTTCCTTTTAAAAACACAAAAGAAAACAAAGGAATAAGATGATAAAATTTCAAAGTATTAAGACACTTAGGACATTTTGATCTTGGAACTGCAATACTTTCTTTACAAATCGTTCTGAAAATCAAAACATTAATAAAAGATCCTATGCAAAGCCCCAATAACAAAAAGAAAAATATCATTTACCAAAAGTTCTTTTGCGTTTTTTAAAATCACTAAATATATTTGCAATTTCTTTTTTAGTAAGTGCTGGAAATAAGGTTTGGCTAAAATAAATTTCTGCATAACTTGATTGCCATAGTAAAAAATTTGATATACGCTTTGCACTTCCTACTCTTAAAAACAAATCTACATCATCACTTAAATCAAGATTTGCTTGTATATTTTCTTCATTGATTTCAAGATTTTTTTCAACCACTTTCTTAACTGCTCTTACTATTTCATCTTTAGCTCCGTAAGAAATAGCTAAATTTACACATAATTTTGTATGATTTTTAGTTTGCTCTTGAAAATTTTGTATTTTTTTTAAAGTTAATTCATCTAAAAAATTTAAATTTCCTATAGCTTTAAAACGCACTTCATTAGCTATAAATTTATTTAATGACTCATCAAGATATTTATTTAATAACTTAAAAAGAAATTCTATTTCCTCTTTTGGTCTTTGCCAATTTTCTGTGCTAAAAGCATAAAGAGTTAAAATTTGAATTTTTTCATCTATACAAACTTCTATGATTTTTTCAACAACCTTAGCACCTTGGTTATAGCCGATTTTTTCTAAAAGTCCATTTTTTCTAGCCCATCTTCTATTACCATCCATTACAACAGCAAGATGTTTTAACTCATTCATTCTATCTAACCCTTTATATCTATCAATCTTTTAAAAACAAATATAGGATTAAGTGATTTAACCACTTCAAATTTAAAATATTCATTTAAAAATTGTGCAACTT
Coding sequences:
- the uppS gene encoding polyprenyl diphosphate synthase, with product MNELKHLAVVMDGNRRWARKNGLLEKIGYNQGAKVVEKIIEVCIDEKIQILTLYAFSTENWQRPKEEIEFLFKLLNKYLDESLNKFIANEVRFKAIGNLNFLDELTLKKIQNFQEQTKNHTKLCVNLAISYGAKDEIVRAVKKVVEKNLEINEENIQANLDLSDDVDLFLRVGSAKRISNFLLWQSSYAEIYFSQTLFPALTKKEIANIFSDFKKRKRTFGK
- a CDS encoding prepilin peptidase, which translates into the protein MIFFFLLLGLCIGSFINVLIFRTICKESIAVPRSKCPKCLNTLKFYHLIPLFSFVFLKGKCAFCKEKISLIYPFNELVCACLFMFAFHLIEDIFQTLIFACILAILLALSWMDYYLKAVDELWLWILFVLAFCFDFLQNGLKLEDFQDSFLFRVCFGAGLIFILKSVINFIKNFKKRDEILESLGDGDVIIIALIFGIFGYEKGFLILFVASFLSLLMFVKIAKKDYQMPMIPFLFCGILINISVESIL